A window of the Miscanthus floridulus cultivar M001 chromosome 14, ASM1932011v1, whole genome shotgun sequence genome harbors these coding sequences:
- the LOC136505542 gene encoding peroxidase 4-like, translating to MAAATSAARCSGKGVALLLLLVLLAGTTDTSSAQLGTSFYSHSCPGVYDAVRSVLQAAIAREQRMGASILRLFFHDCFVQGCDASLLLDDTPSFRGEKMANPNNGSARGFEVIDAIKSAVEKVCPGVVSCADILAIAARDSVVILGGPSWDVKVGRRDSRTASFSGANNNIPPPTSGLANLTSLFAAQGLSQKDMVALSGAHTIGLARCTNFRAHVYNDTNIDGSFARTKQSVCPRTSGFGDNNLAPLDRQTPTVFENNYYKNLVCKKGLLHSDQELFNGGSTDAQVQSYVSSKGAFFADFVTGMIKMGDITPLTGSNGETRKNCRRIN from the exons ATGGCTGCAGCAACATCAGCTGCAAGATGCAGCGGCAAAGGCGTCGCTCTCCTCTTGCTCCTTGTGTTGCTGGCCGGCACCACAGACACCTCGTCGGCGCAGCTGGGCACCAGCTTCTACTCCCACTCGTGCCCCGGCGTGTACGATGCCGTCAGGTCGGTGTTGCAGGCCGCCATCGCCAGGGAGCAGCGCATGGGCGCCTCCATCCTCCGTCTCTTCTTCCATGACTGCTTCGTCCAA GGTTGCGACGCCTCGCTGCTGCTGGATGACACGCCCAGTTTCAGGGGCGAGAAGATGGCCAACCCCAACAACGGCTCCGCCAGAGGATTCGAGGTCATCGACGCCATCAAGTCGGCCGTCGAGAAGGTCTGTCCCGGCGTGGTCTCCTGCGCCGACATCCTCGCCATCGCCGCAAGAGATAGCGTCGTCATC CTGGGTGGTCCGAGCTGGGACGTCAAGGTTGGGAGGAGGGACTCGAGGACGGCGAGCTTCAGCGGCGCCAATAACAACATCCCGCCGCCGACGTCGGGCCTCGCCAATCTGACGTCGCTCTTCGCCGCGCAAGGCCTCTCCCAGAAGGACATGGTCGCGCTCTCTG GAGCCCACACCATTGGCTTAGCACGTTGCACCAACTTCAGAGCCCACGTATACAATGATACCAACATCGATGGCAGCTTCGCAAGAACAAAGCAATCGGTTTGCCCTAGGACCTCAGGTTTTGGTGACAACAATTTGGCGCCTCTGGACCGTCAAACCCCAACTGTCTTTGAGAACAACTACTACAAGAACCTTGTTTGCAAGAAGGGGCTTCTACACTCTGACCAGGAGCTCTTCAATGGTGGATCCACAGATGCGCAAGTCCAATCATATGTTAGTAGCAAGGGCGCATTCTTTGCGGACTTTGTGACCGGCATGATCAAGATGGGTGACATCACGCCATTGACCGGCTCCAATGGGGAGACCAGGAAGAACTGCAGAAGGATTAATTAA
- the LOC136502998 gene encoding cytochrome P450 89A2-like, translating to MEAIQLLSFILAIIIVCLAQYRRRRSTARSHRQPTIKIRDAAVARQALIEQADVFSNRPATPFPVPLITGRRRRSQSHGLTTVPYGPHWRALRSNLNAAILQPWRQGLLAPLQQDAVDAHVAGLGAGDVVIRHKLYPAVFSMLARVCFGDDVDARHVRSMEPMMLEFTAAIAEAKVFARSTMARLWHWRKWRRFLAFRSQQAALFVPLIEAARRRRQRTGHHDGAGDSGGVRRPYLDTLIDNRSIPDEDDPRDKRALTEGEMVSLVVEFFGAAEGVVTALEWTLAHLVNQPEIQAKLRREVIAGNHGHGGGDADDGSVSDKCPAGRSTTYLHAVVLEGLRLHPPFQLVMREVRSEGAVVGTATVPAGGMRVQFMLGDIGKDSRLWTDPDEFRPERFLPGGEGEDVGPVPAGPKEIRMMPFGAGQRACPGASMAVQFIKDFLAPLVREFEWTAAALPTVGEEGSGSADGGGVDMTELYGFITKMKSPLRAHITPRA from the coding sequence ATGGAAGCAATTCAGCTGCTTAGCTTCATCCTGGCCATTATAATCGTTTGCCTTGCTCAGTACCGGCGGCGGAGGAGCACCGCACGCTCCCACCGGCAGCCAACCATTAAAATCCGCGACGCGGCCGTCGCTCGCCAGGCGCTCATTGAGCAGGCCGACGTGTTCTCGAACCGCCCAGCCACGCCCTTCCCCGTGCCGCTGATCACAGGCCGGCGCCGCCGCAGCCAGAGCCATGGGCTCACCACGGTGCCCTACGGCCCCCACTGGCGCGCGCTCCGGTCTAACCTCAACGCCGCGATTCTCCAGCCCTGGCGGCAAGGCCTCCTGGCTCCGCTCCAGCAGGATGCCGTGGACGCCCACGTCGCCGGCCTCGGCGCCGGCGACGTGGTCATCCGTCACAAACTCTACCCCGCGGTGTTCTCCATGCTCGCGCGCGTTTGCTTCGGCGACGACGTCGACGCGCGCCACGTGCGTTCCATGGAACCCATGATGCTGGAGTTCACTGCCGCCATCGCGGAAGCCAAGGTCTTCGCCCGCTCAACCATGGCGAGACTCTGGCACTGGAGAAAGTGGCGACGGTTCCTCGCCTTCCGCAGCCAGCAGGCCGCGCTGTTCGTCCCCCTCATCGAGGCGGCGAGGCGCCGTCGTCAAAGGACTGGGCACCATGATGGCGCCGGCGACAGTGGCGGCGTCCGACGACCTTACCTCGACACGCTCATCGACAACCGTAGCATCCCCGACGAAGACGATCCCCGGGACAAGCGTGCGCTCACGGAGGGCGAGATGGTGAGCCTCGTCGTGGAGTTCTTCGGTGCCGCGGAGGGGGTCGTGACCGCTCTTGAGTGGACGCTCGCCCATCTCGTCAACCAGCCGGAGATCCAGGCAAAGCTACGCCGTGAGGTCATCGCCGGGAACcatggtcatggtggtggtgatgCTGACGATGGCTCCGTCTCGGACAAGTGCCCTGCCGGCAGGTCGACGACGTACCTGCACGCCGTCGTGCTCGAAGGCCTCCGGCTGCACCCGCCATTCCAGCTGGTCATGCGCGAGGTCCGTTCCGAGGGCGCGGTGGTTGGCACAGCAACCGTACCGGCTGGCGGCATGCGGGTGCAGTTCATGCTAGGGGACATCGGGAAGGACAGCAGGCTATGGACGGATCCCGACGAGTTCCGGCCGGAGCGTTTCCTTCCCGGCGGTGAAGGCGAAGACGTTGGTCCGGTACCCGCGGGGCCGAAGGAGATCAGGATGATGCCGTTCGGCGCGGGGCAGAGGGCGTGCCCGGGTGCCTCGATGGCCGTGCAGTTCATCAAAGACTTCCTTGCCCCGCTGGTGCGTGAGTTCGagtggacggcggcggcgctgccgacGGTGGGGGAGGAAGGCAGTGGCAGTGCCGATGGTGGTGGTGTTGACATGACGGAGCTCTATGGGTTCATCACCAAGATGAAGTCGCCGCTCAGGGCGCACATCACACCTCGCGCGTAA